DNA from Triticum aestivum cultivar Chinese Spring chromosome 7D, IWGSC CS RefSeq v2.1, whole genome shotgun sequence:
CAAAGTGCATACGATCTCAATGCAGATGTGCCCTTAGTGGAACTGGGTGTGAAGGGGTGCGGCAGCTAGTGTTTTTTGGGGAATACGCTTAgcagcgtatcatttcattgatagaggAGGAGAAATAGTTGTTACAGGGAGTTACAGGGTGCGGCCTCGCAGACGTACACAAGCCGGCGTCTGGGAGGGCGCAGCGATGAGCGGGGGGGAGGATGCTCAGCCTCAAAGCAGGTGGATCAGGCTACAGGTAAGATGCTATCTATCCCGGTGGCGCCCGCCTTGGCCCAAAGGCGGGCATCGTCCTTGATGCTCTTGATCAGGTCTTCAGTGGAGGGGCGTAGGCCGTCAAAGATGGCCGCGTTGCGATGCTTCCAAATTGCCCAAGCAGTCAGCGCAATGATGTAGTTAAGGCCTTTCCTCAAAGAGCCAGGGAGGCCTCCGCAGCCGCAGTCCACCAGGCGTAGAAGCTCGCGGTGTCACCGTTTCAGATAAATATATAGCCACACTGTTTCTCTCCTCCATTGATCTTCCTCCTCTCCTTAGATCCGGGCTATTAGGTGGTCTTGATGTCTTCAATGTGTTTCTTATCTCCCCATGGATCCAACAGATCAAATGACCCACGAAACAATGATCAAACAGAGAAATTGTAGGTGCATTCGTGGGTTTTGATGTGCGCTACGGGCGTTGGTATAACCATGTACGGTCGCGCCGATGCTCGACTCAGGCTTTATTCTTTTGCATCGGCTTGCGGATTTGGTTTGGCCGTAGATTTTGCATACAATCTGGAGATATCCCCGACAGCAAATTTGAAGTTCCTAAGGGAGAGGTCGACAAGCTTGCAAGGATTAGTTATAGTACTAGTACTGGTCAGTTCAATTATGTGCGTAGCAGCGCCTATCTtgtagtagcagcagtagtagtacAATATACATACGAACAAATTCATTGATCGTTAGTATTAGTGAAAAAAAGGATGGATCGTCAGAGTTTCGCACGGCAGTAAGTAGGTACGCAGCCAGGCTGTGTGCTGGGGGCACGGGCACCAAACAGAGCTGCAGTAGGCGCTCAGCTATTGATACCGCGCAGCGCATATCAGTGCACATGCATGAAGGTAGGCTTGTTGCGTCTTGAGTTTGCCCCAAATGCATCACTCATAAACTCAGCACATCATTATTGCAAGATATTCGGTCGATTTGCATGTTAATTATTGTATAGGTATGGTGGTACGTATCAGTTATTGCTCATGCCTGACGATTACACCAGATTATTTGTTACTCTCTTCGTCTCAAAATAAATGTCTTAACTCTAATATAACTTTGTTACTAAACTTAATATAaaattgagacatttattttgggacggaggaagtattggTATTCTGCACTGCTCTCGTGGATCCTACTCCGAGCAGCATGTTTCACGAGGGACGTGTGACTGAAATTCTGTGTCTGAGAAAGAAGCAACTATATATCACGCACATAACTAATTCAATCGACCCACCACATGATGACCCAGTGACTGATGTGGTTCTTTCAGCTCCAACCTGAGAATGAGATGAAGATTCCTGACGTGAAATTACTAGTAGCTAGGCCTGTCATTTCACCATCCATGTATATGATGTGGAGGCATCACGCAGGCAGAGCCAAAAGGTTTGTTGACTGACAAAATGGCAACTGTATGGCCAACGACTGCTCACACACAAAAATGGAAAAGGGAAAACGGAATTAACACATTCACAGATTTAGATCCGTCTGAAACAAGAGGGTTTCCCTTCTTCATTTCTTGTGGTAACTGAACTGTTTCTGAGAAAGAAGACCAAATTTCGGTGAAAATTCTCGCGTCCCAAACATGCTTGCAGACAACACACACGCTATACATATttacatttttttttcatttcatttgATTTTCTCATACGTAATATCCGGGCTGTGCACACAAATTCAAATATAGTACGTACTCACCTAGCTAGCAAACAATCAGTTAGGTAGGCATGCACGCGCGCAGACTGACAGGCAAACACACAATAGCTAGCCAGTAGCTTCGCAAAAGGTAAATAAATGGAATCAATACTGCTAACCTCACGCTTGATCAAGCTGCACCGCATCCGGCTGGGAATTAACAGCACTTGACGCGAATCATGGCAGCAAGGGAAAACTAATCATAATCATATGTACCAGTTGAGCTCGGTTCATCCTTCTTCCTCCTTGATCTCGTCGCTGCCGCTGAAGGAGGAGGAGCCGTTGGTTGTGGCGGTGGTCGGGGAGGACGGCGAGGCGGTGTCGCTGAGCGCGACGAGCAGGTCGACGAAGGCGCCGACGATGAGGCCGTGGGTGCTCTTGCCGTTGGCCCTGAGGTACCACCCCAGCATCATCTCCATCCAGCACCAGTCCTTGACGCCATGGCTCATTACCATCTCCTCCATGGACGCCCGGAAGTCGCGGTACGGGTTCGACGAGTCCATGGTCACCGCCGTCGCTCCCTCGAACGCCACCGTCTTGTCGACCTTCCTGCTGCCGCAGCAGGTGGTAACGGTGGTAGTGTCGCTGTCCTTCACCTTCAGCTTGGCCTCGTCGAGaatggaggaggaggtggccggcgttgCGTGGGGCTCGAAGAAGAGGCGGCCGGAGCGCAGGGCGCGGATGACCGTCTCTCGCTCGTTGGCCTCAACGAGCCCGGAGGCGGCCTCGGACGCCGTGGAGAGGCTGTCGTCGACCGAGGCGAAGGAGTTGGAGAAGCACGAGTCGGCGCCGGAGTCGGGCAAGTAGGCCGAGTTCATGGTCTTGTACGCCGTCTGGTGCTGCTCTTGGTGCTGCTGCTGCCTGAAGGAGAGGGTCCTTGGCTGCTTGCAGGACGGCCATTGCCACGAGGTGGCAGACATGGAGGAAGACGAGGCCACGGAGGAAGGTGCAGCGCCACTGGCACTAGCAGCACTGTCCACCTGCTTGCTGCTGAAGATGAGAGACGTGAGGCCAAGCTTCTTGACCATGGCTGGTTTTAGTCTGATCTCAAGGAGAAGGAATCGAACAGGACGATGCACAAGAGGCAGAGGCTGTGGCTATGGTGCTCCGCCTCCCACTGGGCGTGGGCAGGGCTACTACAGCTCTACTCAATTAGAGAGAGTGAGGAAGGCGGTGTGTGTATGTGGGCTTCTGCTCAGAGGGTTGCATAGTACATATTGGCATATAATTAACAAAGCTAAGCTAGCAGCATATCAGTAGAGGACAGGAGCAATCAAAAGAGTAATCAGCTAGATTAGCTAGGTTGCCTGGTGAGCAGAGAGACTAGTTGTTCATGATGTATTTTTCAGGAGGGGAGAAAGGAAGGAAGATGCCATTGCCATGGATGGTGTGGTGGAGTGCAATTTGTGCAGATATATAGTAATGCTTCTGGCTAATCAATCACTTGGGGTGGTGTGCTGCTAAACCTCTTTTGTTTACTTGGCCATCCACGTGGAGCCTTGCTCTTGTACAAGGCTACAAGACACATGCATGAtcagtagctagctagctagcagctCAAGAGACCGTTTAATTGGTATTGGTAGGTGCTACCTTGTTgcgatttaatctaatataggtaTGCGCCGTCCATCCAATTTGCCCAGAGCAGAGATAAATGTAATGATCGATATGATCTTCACATGCGGCAAGCATTAGATTTGGGAGCCGGTGGGGTGGCGTGGTTTAATCTGCAGGCTGAGCAGAAGCAAATTAGTTGATCAGTTTCACAACAACATACGTACGTATAGGAGGATATATAATAGTAAATGCCGCAAGTGTGTAGATACCTGTTGTAATCAAATGGCGCAACAAGGTCACAGGATAGATCATTAGGTGCAGACAAGAGAGAAACGTCCTCTAATTGTTTTTTAGTACGAGTAAGTAATATTAGCAATCCACGCAGTGCGCCTAGCTAGctccccatccatccatccatctgtcATGTCTCGGGATGGGCCTCATCTCCCTGCAAAGTAACCTTAATATTTCACAGATGAGACCTTGGCCTTGTTCCTTGGTGGTAGCCTGCTAGTGCCGTGCTACAGATTCTCATTCTCCCCGGTAGCTGCAATGCTGCAACCGCCATTGAAAACCGTGTTGGTGAATGAATCCCAGCAAGGCGGGCACCCTTTTTTTCTATGGTTATGGAACACATATCATCGCATTAACAAAGTAATAACAATAATTGAAAATTTACACTGCGCCCTCTTCGCAGCAAACAAGAGGGAAAATTCCACAGCAGCCGTTTCAGTTTTGCTCCCCACAGTACATTTTCTGTGCAGGCTGCAGCTTTAGCACCAAATATAGTACTGCCAACCAAAGGGTTGCACAGTACTCTTGCCCAGTTTACAGCTAATCAGACCCAATGATGGAGCATAGTGAGTACGTACTGGCAGGATCACAAGAATGAACAGCAAATTTTCTGTATGCACCTATCTCAAAATAACGTATTCACGTAGCAGAAATGTTCTCAAGTGAAGGTGATATTACAGTGACTCCTTCTGAAGCTTAACCACACTGAAGTTAAAAGACAAAGAAAGATCAAGACAAAAATGTTAGCTAAGAAATGAATGAATGGTGCTGACCGGTGGTTGCAAATATTCTCTGTGTTGCCATTCCATCCCTTCTCAACCTTGTTCTAAGCATGCACTAGTAGTTGCATAATTCTTCAGCATTTATGCAAGTCTGGCTAAACATGAGACCGGATTTATTGCACTCACCTCGATGGCGTCTTccctttttctctctttctttccttcCTTACTGCTCATTCAACGCCTCCACATCTTCTGGCATGATATCAAGGCTCCTACGGAAAAGGCAGGAAACCTGTGACGCATTTATTGAGTCTGTCTTGCAATTTGGTGGTGCATCCAGAGCAGCAATCTTTCAGGAATTTTAGGTTAGGGAAATCACATTTGGTTTCCAGTTTCCTCCAATGATTCTGGTACATGCAACATAAGATGATTGGGGAAGCAACATGTTCTTTAACAACACGCAATCAAACATTGTTGGTCCAAAAAGTTCTTGATCGTTGCCTGGTCCTTACGGCCTCAACCAAATACTACTAGTATTTTTGTACGATTCCCTTAGCTTTTGGTCCACCTGGTACGCAGGAATCCAGGATAGGTACCTCTACTCATAGATTGCTGACCTGTACCAGTAACAGTGCCCCATGATCAAGGATTCAAGGTAGCAAAATCTTGAAGCAGTATGCTTTATGTAGAAACAGAAACTGTGAAGAAACCGGGATTATCATAGGATACACTACACAATACCATGGTGAAGTTGGCGACAGAAAAGAGTTGTATCGAATGCGACACATAGCGAACCATCGATCAGATCTGCATCTTCATCAGTAGGAAATGATTGGTCAACTGAAAATGTTTCCAAATTTCTCATAGCTAGGTGCTGCAAATTAATTTAACTATCTCTCATAATCTACTGATCTGTGCTACTTCTACCCATATTATTGCTTAATCTGAATCTGCTTAGCGGAGGCCCCCTGCTAGTCATGTCAACATTAATATGCGTGACTGCGTCCATGCAGCCATGCATACTAGTCAGTCAGGGAGAAAGGCTGGTGCAATTACCACTGTGGGATAGGATGATCCTGCAGATCTATGTTGCCTGTGTCTCCACTGTGTGCAGGACAGCAGTGTCGCTGCAGTTTATTTAATTAACCTTGCAGAGCATATCCCACACACTTTGATCTGCGGCACCTTTTAAAGTAGTGGTACTACGTACTACGAACCCTAAGGGCTGGCCTTTAAGAAACTACTGCATGGAGCAGTACGCATGTACCCCCTCAGATTGGTGTAGTAAACCTTGGAGCAGGGTAAGTAATTAGTTGATGCAGAACTGCACAAGGGTGGACAGTTCCATGGACCAGGCCGGGTCTGCCTCCTAACAGATCCACTGTTCTGGAACATGCAGGCAGGCGTCGCTGAAGCTGAACCGCAGAAATTAATAGCCAATTAACTGCTCATAATCTGTATGTATATAAGAGGGCTAGACGCCATGGACACTGACCTGTCGTGTTGTTGTTATCATCACCCTTGCAGGCCAGCAAGCCGTCGGGGGCTCACAGGGTTGTGCTTCTGCAATGGGGTTTTGTGACTTTTAAGAGGGCCAAATTGCATGCAAATGGCCCATGCATGCAGATGCAATAATGCAGAGCATGGCTGGCTCCACTGGGCACATGTCCTGGCCTACCCTTCTTCACTCGTGTATGGCGATGGCCAACTAACAATAGACATTTTCCAAACtgtattttctactccctctgtaaacttttataaAAGTAGTGACCTAAAACATGTTATAAAAGTTTACAGAGCTAGCATCTCTCAGTAGTTTGATCCAAAATTTGTACCGCGGAGGTTGGGGAGTGTTATTCGGAGTTTCGGTCCTAAATTATCGAATTACTAGAGGATGAAAATCCTTCAGTGGCTGTACCAAGAGTTTCTTGATGTTTCAAAAGAAAGATTACTTGGTTGGCCAAAACAAAACCCTTGCCCTAATCTCTCAAGTCTCAACTAAGCCTTCTAAATAGCCTCCACAAAATTGAGGAAATGATTTCAGTACTCATCAACTTTTAATAGAGGAATATGACTACCTACGTTGCATGCATTCAACTTTTCCATGGGTATTACCTCTGATTTTTAACCATCTGTCCTTTTCGTCCTTTCTTCATAGGTATATATCTATGAAAGGATCTGAATTCCGAAAATGATTAAAGCTGCAGATCGCATACTACTGTGTTTGTGTAGTATGCGTAACAGCAACTCCTAGATTTTGTCTCCAAAGGAGGACAAACTACATGACCCCATTGAACAGCTGTACGATACGCACATATATATGGGAATCCCCAAGTGTATAGAAGCAAGCAGTGCTTGCATATACGACCCACCATCAAATCGAAATAAATACACCAAAATTGGAAAAATTCCGAGAAGCTGAATGGCACAGAACAAAAAAGCTTCCTCCAGCAGTACATGAATGATTGAAGCCaaaacaaagtaaaataaatgaGGAACCAAATCACATTCTTTATTTGAACCCTTCAGTTAGGAGACAATTGGAGCCAACAGGATCCATTGTTTTTCATGATTTCCTGTGATTTAAAACATGTTGTAGGTTAAACAAATGGATTTGTTTATTTGGGCTGCTTCTAGATAGTTTTTTGTGATAAAACGGGGATACAGCATTATAAGTTCCTACTAATAATAAAAAAGAAGTGTTCCATATAGATGATGCCAATGAGGTATGCATGCTCAGGAAGATATTTTGCACTTTAATTTACACATCAAGCATATATCTTACATATAAAAATCTTATTAGACTAGTCGATGAAATTGAACGTTAGGCATGCTTTCCTACAGCCACATGCCTCAAGGACCCAAAAGTGACTAGGCAATTAGGCATGAACAAACCTTAGCCTGTGGTTTAAAAATCATGTGTTAGTTTGTCTCATGTGGAGTGCAGACAACCTGCATGTGTTAGTTTTGGGCAGGCCCCCTCCAACATGGAAGCTACTGCTGGTTCTTGAGACAACAAAATCTTATTAAAGGTTTCAGCCTAGGAACTGAGCGAAGTACCTAACCTTGCACAAGGCCGGATAATTAGCGTAGTGTTTTCTTCAGCTCATACTCTGATTCTGATAATCTCTTCAGTCTGGACTGATATTTCACCTTCGCGGCATCAAACATAACTTGGTCAGGAAACCATTGTAACAAGCATTACATGATTAAACTACTTGCAAAATTTTGCCCAAAAGAGGATGCTCCATCCCCTAAAGGATTGTTTCGTTTTAGTGTTACCTATGAAAAATGCCTCTGTTTATGAATAATCGAATTAACCTCAGTTCATTTTCAAGCATGTTAGCTCCATATGGATGCAAACAACGGAGCCTTGCTGGTTCTGGCAACAGAAGGCACAAATTTTCAGAAACATCTAGTGGTGGCCATCACCTTTTGTCTGAAAATAGAGTTGTCACTTCATTCCCTCTGGAAAAATTATAACCAAGAGCCAAAGTTGACTAGAAATCTCAAAGTAGGATGTATGAGCCATTAACAAATTGTACAAATGAGCTTTTGGATAGTTACGCCTAAACAATGGAGGAGCCACTAAAAGCAGGGGCACTTTGACATGCATAGTTACGCCTAAACGCAATtagtattttttattttattttgttgaaGAGAAACTGCAGGGAAGCCCCAGGAAGTGAAGTAACTGGTAAATAAACAGGATAATGACAACTTATGTACAATATGTACGAAGAACCAAAGGGTAAAACCCTGAACACTAATGAAAAAATAGGCATATGATGTGAGATCTGGATGAACAATCCTACTCTTAATGGGCCTTTGTTTGGATGCAGATAGACAGACCTGTTGGGCTTAAATGTCAGGCTACATAATAATTGGCCCATTTGGTTGAGCACAGCCCACTGTTAACTGCTAAGAACGCTGCTTACATCATTGAAGCCAAACCAAGAACGACAGTGTTCAACACACCTACACACGTGACATAATTTGAAAGGTACTAGATGATGCCAATGAGATATGCATGCTCAGGAAGGTATTTTGCACTTTAATTTACACATCAAGCATATATCTTACATATAAAAATCTTATTAGACTAGTCGATGAAATTGAATGTAATGCATGTTTTCCTACAACCACATGCCTCAAGGACCCAAAAGAGACTAGGCAATGAGGCATGAACAAACCTTAGCCTGTGGTTTAAAAATCATGTGTTTAGTTTGTCTCATGTGGAGTGCAGACAACCTCCATGTGTTAGTTGCTTGGCAGATCCCCTCCATCATGGAAGCTACTGCTGGTTCTTGAGACAATGCAATCTTATATAACGTTTTTCTTTTGTACTCAATCTTATATAAGGTTTTAGCCTAGGAACTAACCGAAGTACCTAACATCGCACAAGGCCGGATAATTAGCATAGTGCTTTCACCTTCGCATTCTTGCATCAAACATAACTTGGTCAGGAAAACATTGTAACGAGCATTCCATGATTAAACTAATTCCAAAAGTTTGCCCAAAAGATGATGTTCCATCCCCTAAAGGATTGTTTCGTTTTAGTGTTACTACCTATGAAAAGTGCCTCTGCTTTATGAATAATCAAATTAACCTCAGTTCATTTTCaagcatgcatgttagaacaatgcAGCCTTGCTGGTTCTGACAACAGAAGGCACAAACTTTCAGAAACATAAAGTGGTAGCCAGCATCTTTTGTCTGAAAATAGATTTGTCTCTTCATTCCTTCTGGAAAAGTTAAAACCAAGTGCTAAAGTTGACTGGAAATCTCAAAGTGGGCAGTATGAGCCATTAATAAATTTGTACAAATAAGCTTTTGAATAGTTACGCCTAAACAATGGAGGAGCCACTATAAAAGCAGGGGCACTTTGACATACATAGTTACACCTAAACGCTACTAGTACTTTTTTGTTGAACAGAAACTGTAGGGGAGTCCCAGGAAGTGAA
Protein-coding regions in this window:
- the LOC123170087 gene encoding transcription repressor OFP13-like, with protein sequence MVKKLGLTSLIFSSKQVDSAASASGAAPSSVASSSSMSATSWQWPSCKQPRTLSFRQQQHQEQHQTAYKTMNSAYLPDSGADSCFSNSFASVDDSLSTASEAASGLVEANERETVIRALRSGRLFFEPHATPATSSSILDEAKLKVKDSDTTTVTTCCGSRKVDKTVAFEGATAVTMDSSNPYRDFRASMEEMVMSHGVKDWCWMEMMLGWYLRANGKSTHGLIVGAFVDLLVALSDTASPSSPTTATTNGSSSFSGSDEIKEEEG